Proteins encoded by one window of Emticicia oligotrophica DSM 17448:
- a CDS encoding collagen-like protein, with product MKTKVKLTLCVMLLGYLMLCSCEGPQGPQGAQGQPGIQGPKGDTGAAGPQGATGPQGPAGPQGATGPQGPTGAQGPAGAQGATGPQGPAGPQGATGPQGAQGEPGTANVIYSDWSTPTSSDWQKLTEKNYIFGITEAKITQDIIDKGVVLAYCRQVANGPAYLLPLMLQTGSGLTNYNVSAAIGKVNITFVELLDIQGKPATGLQFRYVIIPGGIKSRANLDYSNFEEVAKAFGIPK from the coding sequence ATGAAAACTAAAGTTAAACTTACGCTTTGCGTTATGTTGCTAGGGTATTTAATGCTCTGTAGTTGCGAAGGGCCGCAAGGACCACAAGGTGCTCAAGGTCAACCTGGAATACAAGGCCCCAAAGGAGATACCGGAGCTGCTGGGCCACAAGGGGCAACCGGACCGCAAGGACCAGCTGGCCCACAAGGAGCAACTGGCCCACAAGGGCCAACTGGGGCTCAAGGGCCGGCAGGAGCACAGGGAGCAACCGGACCGCAAGGACCAGCTGGCCCACAAGGAGCAACTGGCCCACAAGGGGCTCAAGGAGAACCTGGCACTGCCAATGTAATCTATTCTGATTGGTCAACACCAACTTCATCAGATTGGCAAAAACTCACGGAGAAGAATTACATATTTGGCATCACAGAAGCCAAAATTACACAAGATATTATTGATAAAGGTGTGGTATTGGCCTACTGCAGACAAGTGGCGAACGGTCCAGCCTATTTACTTCCACTAATGCTCCAAACTGGTTCTGGACTAACAAACTACAATGTTTCGGCCGCAATAGGGAAGGTAAACATTACGTTTGTAGAGTTATTGGATATTCAAGGAAAACCTGCCACAGGCTTACAATTTCGATATGTAATTATTCCAGGCGGGATAAAATCAAGAGCAAATCTTGATTACTCTAATTTTGAAGAAGTTGCCAAAGCTTTTGGCATTCCAAAATAA
- a CDS encoding BamA/TamA family outer membrane protein, which yields MINRLFFIGLCLVQVAFQEVFASDSLVVHQIKVIGNLRTKEKIIFRDMAIKQGDKLVKDKLSEALEADRKKIINTNLFVTVKLTSQEFEDNQVDITVEVKERLYLVVLPVFYLADRNLNEWWYERNRDFRRTIYGIYARHANLTGNNDQLKIRAEVGFIPNFEIAYSTPYLDKSLQTTFSLGAFYAINKTMVYRTWQDKFQFLESENRQRERLNFYAVLSRRTGFFQNQYLQLTYNHTQIGDTIARLNPNYFLNGRTLQKYFLISYSYIFDRRDNRQYALKGYRFSFDAIKYGISAKDDVNMLSFSGTASQYIQIHKNFFANYSIRAKVSFPQRQPFLQTQGLGYRNDLVRGYELYVIDGQSYGLLKTNAKYRMLDKVFDLSRYLKVKQFNTLPVAAYINTFFDVGYVKNKFPELNNTKFANQWLVGGGVGLDVVTWYNVVGRLNYSLNQAGERRLFFNLSREF from the coding sequence ATGATTAATCGTCTATTTTTTATTGGTCTTTGTTTAGTGCAAGTTGCTTTCCAAGAAGTATTTGCCTCCGATTCGTTGGTTGTGCATCAGATAAAAGTTATTGGTAATCTTCGAACCAAAGAAAAAATAATTTTTAGGGATATGGCCATCAAACAAGGAGATAAATTAGTCAAGGATAAATTAAGCGAAGCACTTGAAGCCGACCGGAAAAAGATTATTAATACCAATTTGTTTGTTACGGTCAAATTAACCTCGCAAGAATTCGAAGATAATCAAGTAGATATAACAGTAGAAGTAAAAGAACGACTTTACTTAGTTGTTTTACCTGTTTTTTATTTAGCTGACCGTAATCTCAATGAATGGTGGTATGAGCGAAACCGAGATTTTAGGCGAACTATTTATGGCATTTATGCCCGACATGCGAATCTTACAGGCAATAATGACCAACTAAAAATCAGAGCTGAAGTTGGGTTTATTCCAAATTTCGAAATTGCGTATAGTACTCCTTATCTTGATAAATCCCTACAAACAACGTTTTCTCTAGGAGCTTTTTATGCCATTAACAAAACAATGGTTTACAGAACTTGGCAAGATAAATTTCAGTTTCTCGAAAGTGAAAATCGGCAACGAGAACGCCTAAATTTCTATGCAGTTTTATCTCGTAGAACAGGCTTTTTTCAAAATCAATATTTACAACTAACTTATAATCATACCCAAATTGGGGATACTATTGCCAGATTGAACCCCAACTATTTTTTAAATGGGCGAACACTGCAAAAGTATTTTCTAATCAGTTATTCTTATATTTTCGACCGTCGAGATAATCGACAATATGCTCTGAAAGGATATAGATTTAGTTTTGATGCTATTAAATATGGTATCTCGGCCAAAGATGATGTAAATATGTTGAGTTTCAGCGGAACGGCAAGCCAATACATTCAAATTCACAAAAACTTTTTTGCGAATTATAGTATTAGAGCAAAAGTCTCATTTCCACAAAGACAACCATTTTTACAAACCCAAGGATTAGGCTATCGGAATGATTTGGTTAGAGGATATGAACTTTACGTAATTGATGGCCAGAGTTACGGACTCCTTAAAACGAATGCTAAGTATCGCATGTTAGATAAAGTTTTTGATTTGAGTCGTTACCTAAAAGTAAAGCAGTTTAATACATTACCCGTTGCGGCTTACATAAATACCTTTTTTGATGTGGGTTATGTAAAAAATAAATTTCCCGAATTAAATAATACTAAATTTGCAAATCAATGGTTAGTTGGTGGTGGTGTCGGCCTTGATGTAGTAACCTGGTATAATGTAGTTGGCAGACTCAACTACTCTTTAAATCAAGCAGGTGAACGAAGATTATTTTTTAATTTATCTAGAGAATTCTGA